A region from the Methanofollis liminatans DSM 4140 genome encodes:
- the cfbA gene encoding sirohydrochlorin nickelochelatase, whose amino-acid sequence MARTGLLLVGHGSKLPYNKELIESTAALIASQHPEYLVRPGFMSMNEPSVDEALDAFKKDEIDLLIVVPLFLAKGVHILQDIPELLGLPEGAKKGTFAHATGAIPLVYADPIGGDPLLADLMVKNAEAAIRSNS is encoded by the coding sequence ATGGCAAGAACAGGATTATTACTCGTCGGACACGGCAGCAAACTCCCCTACAATAAGGAGCTCATCGAGAGCACGGCGGCGCTGATCGCCAGTCAGCACCCGGAGTACCTCGTCAGGCCGGGCTTCATGTCGATGAACGAACCGAGCGTCGACGAGGCCCTGGACGCATTCAAAAAGGACGAGATCGACCTCCTGATCGTCGTGCCCCTCTTCCTGGCAAAGGGCGTCCACATCCTCCAGGACATCCCCGAGCTCCTCGGCCTGCCCGAGGGCGCGAAGAAGGGCACCTTCGCCCACGCCACCGGAGCGATCCCCCTGGTCTATGCCGACCCGATCGGCGGCGACCCGCTGCTCGCCGACCTGATGGTCAAGAACGCCGAAGCGGCGATCCGGTCGAACTCCTGA
- the cfbE gene encoding coenzyme F430 synthase, with the protein MKILVLDTIHGGAALAEALKRAGHAVDMVDVYRGREGIPAGEAARRRYDLVAAPVHLDPAHPLLCAAPRRITHHEAVRMLLVGNRPARMIEITGARGKTTTATALASVLPGPGILHTSMGTVRYPEGVTLWKRSITPASVLPAAAEAARIGGWLVAEESLGVTGAGDLAILTATGDYTIAAGKRRALAEKIRSMSGCAEVLIPPGTDLPGACAADTIAVVTGTLCRYRWKGIEGAFENPLLALPGYRTPLQMAAAAACLLGADPAALAAFAPLEGRMAVARRDGKVIVDNANSGTCRETAVGAAAYARALAGGGPLTLVIGTEGQTICEGFPADEVKRTIDDIRPDRVVLVGDYPEIEGITAGDLAEGAGIAEEIANDGGAVVLAVKTWR; encoded by the coding sequence ATGAAGATCCTCGTCCTCGACACCATCCACGGCGGCGCCGCCCTCGCAGAGGCCCTGAAGAGGGCAGGCCATGCCGTCGATATGGTGGACGTCTACCGGGGACGCGAAGGAATACCTGCCGGAGAGGCGGCACGGCGCCGCTACGACCTGGTCGCCGCCCCGGTCCACCTCGACCCGGCCCATCCTCTCCTCTGTGCGGCGCCCCGGAGGATCACCCACCACGAGGCGGTGCGGATGCTCCTCGTCGGGAACCGCCCGGCCCGGATGATCGAGATCACCGGCGCGCGCGGCAAGACGACGACGGCGACCGCCCTTGCCTCGGTGCTGCCCGGCCCGGGCATCCTTCACACCTCGATGGGCACCGTCCGCTATCCTGAGGGCGTCACCCTCTGGAAACGCTCCATCACCCCGGCCTCGGTGCTCCCGGCGGCGGCGGAGGCGGCCCGTATCGGCGGCTGGCTCGTCGCCGAGGAGTCCCTCGGCGTCACCGGGGCCGGGGACCTCGCTATTCTCACCGCGACCGGGGACTACACGATCGCCGCCGGGAAAAGGCGCGCCCTTGCCGAGAAGATCAGGTCCATGAGCGGGTGCGCCGAAGTGCTCATCCCCCCGGGGACCGATCTGCCCGGTGCCTGCGCCGCCGACACGATCGCCGTCGTCACCGGGACGCTCTGCCGCTACCGGTGGAAAGGGATCGAGGGCGCGTTCGAGAACCCCCTCCTCGCGCTGCCCGGTTACAGGACGCCCCTCCAGATGGCGGCGGCGGCGGCCTGCCTGCTCGGCGCCGACCCCGCGGCCCTCGCCGCTTTTGCACCCTTAGAGGGCCGGATGGCCGTCGCCCGGCGGGACGGGAAGGTCATCGTCGACAACGCCAACAGCGGGACCTGCCGGGAGACGGCGGTCGGCGCCGCCGCCTATGCCCGCGCCCTCGCGGGCGGCGGCCCCCTCACCCTGGTGATCGGGACCGAGGGGCAGACCATCTGCGAGGGGTTCCCGGCAGATGAGGTGAAACGGACGATCGACGATATCCGCCCTGACCGCGTGGTGCTCGTCGGCGACTACCCGGAGATCGAGGGAATAACGGCCGGAGACCTTGCAGAAGGGGCCGGCATCGCAGAAGAGATCGCAAACGACGGCGGCGCGGTCGTCCTCGCCGTCAAGACATGGAGATAA
- the cfbD gene encoding Ni-sirohydrochlorin a,c-diamide reductive cyclase catalytic subunit yields the protein MDYIQPRPSSIVAALYTARDLEVEVAILHGPSGCSFKHARLLEEDGMRVLTTSLADNEFIFGGQAVLERVLKGAEKDFAPKRMAVVGTCVSMIIGEDLQAAIDASGVETPTIAIDIHAGFRENIQGVLAALEPAAAIGWISADELERQRRLLAAANEVEHLRGAASRSYIEPSRGDLKHVAARRLIDLAREGKRGIAVMNAKKETAYMFADELLALHDACPDAEITYIANLEDRGLPKVRADAARVLQGMREAGLEPELLGALDEYGANGDAIGERIREIEPDFALIVGVPHAVPPEYTAGVEVVSVTNGPRQVAPLREMGHAAVVVEVDLHPKTLGVRSIVESEFGAVVRSIARGE from the coding sequence ATGGATTACATACAGCCAAGGCCCAGTTCAATCGTCGCAGCCCTGTACACCGCCCGGGACCTCGAGGTGGAGGTGGCGATCCTCCACGGCCCGTCCGGGTGCTCGTTCAAGCACGCCCGCCTCCTCGAAGAGGACGGCATGCGGGTGCTGACCACCTCCCTCGCCGACAACGAGTTCATCTTCGGCGGTCAGGCGGTTCTCGAGCGGGTGCTCAAGGGAGCCGAGAAAGATTTTGCCCCGAAGCGGATGGCGGTGGTCGGCACCTGCGTCTCGATGATCATCGGCGAGGACCTGCAGGCGGCGATCGACGCCTCCGGGGTCGAGACCCCGACGATCGCGATCGACATCCACGCCGGCTTCAGGGAGAACATCCAGGGGGTGCTCGCCGCCCTCGAACCGGCGGCGGCGATCGGCTGGATCAGCGCCGACGAACTCGAACGGCAGCGGCGGCTGCTCGCGGCGGCGAACGAGGTCGAGCACCTGCGGGGCGCGGCCTCCCGCTCCTATATCGAGCCCTCCCGCGGCGACCTCAAGCACGTCGCGGCCAGGCGCCTCATCGACCTGGCGCGGGAGGGAAAACGGGGCATCGCCGTCATGAACGCCAAGAAGGAGACCGCCTATATGTTCGCCGACGAACTCCTCGCCCTCCATGATGCCTGCCCCGACGCCGAGATCACCTACATCGCCAACCTCGAAGACCGCGGCCTGCCCAAGGTGCGGGCCGACGCCGCCCGGGTCCTCCAGGGGATGCGCGAGGCCGGGCTCGAGCCCGAACTCCTCGGCGCCCTCGACGAGTACGGGGCGAACGGCGACGCCATCGGCGAGCGGATCAGGGAGATCGAGCCCGACTTCGCCCTCATCGTCGGCGTCCCCCATGCGGTCCCGCCAGAGTATACGGCGGGCGTCGAGGTGGTCTCGGTCACCAACGGCCCGCGGCAGGTGGCGCCCCTCCGCGAGATGGGGCACGCGGCGGTCGTCGTCGAGGTGGACCTCCACCCCAAGACCCTGGGCGTGCGCTCGATCGTCGAGAGCGAGTTCGGCGCCGTCGTGCGCAGCATCGCCCGGGGTGAATGA